A window of Fusarium falciforme chromosome 1, complete sequence genomic DNA:
CTTCCGCTAATCCTCTTGTATAGTCTCGATGTAGTACAGCAACCTCGGCGTGCACGTATGTGCGGTTTCGGTGATAAGGTGAGCCTGCTTCACCTCGCTCTACCCCCATTCTCTTGACTAACAACTTGACACAGGATCGTCGACCCATTACACCACCGCCATGTGTTCGTCTTGTCATCATTGACCCCGCGACAGGGAAGGAGGTTGACTACAAGTATGTGTTTTTGAAAGCTCTCGGCTCCTGTTGTGTCCAGCTAACAATGTGTGCGCAGTGACATTGATCACACCATGTTTGTGCTGTCTGTCGACCTCTGGAACGAGGATGGCACACAAGAAGTCAATCTTGTTCGGTCATCGACGGGAACTGGTTCCATCTCGTCTTCGAACACCTACTCCTACTCGACTCTCGTCAATTCCGATCCGGGTACCCCTTCATACCAGCAACAAGGACTTCCTCCTAGTCGTGACTCGGGATATGGTCAATCGCAGGGCATGGGCTATGTGCAGGACTACCCGGTTCAGCAAGGCTATGGGCAAGGTGAGTTCGCCCAGAACAAATGCCCGCGCCAACGGGACCTGCTAACACAAGAATAGCCCCGTCATACCCCTCCAGCGGTTCATACGGACCACCCCAGCAGTACTTCCCGCGACACAGCGGCGGCTATGGTAACGATGCTCCTGTTCCACCTCCCCCAGGTCAAGCAAACATGGCGCCATTCCGCAACGGCTACGGGCAGGAGCCGAATGCGCTCACCCGTATGGCGGTTGTGGGAGGCCAGCCTCAAGGGATGTTCACAAGAAATCTGATTGGCAGCCTGGCTGCGAGCGCATTCCGCCTCTGCGACACCGAGGAACGACTGGGTATTTGGTTCGTCCTCCAGGATCTAAGTGTACGGACAGAAGGGCCCTTCAGGTAAGAAATGCAACCGGATACGGCATGCGATCCAAATATGCTAACATCAAAATTCTAGGCTGAGATTCTCGTTTGTGAATGTTGGACGGCCCGGTGGACAAGGGGGCCCAGGATCCAATGTCAATCAGGGTCGGGCACCGATACTATCCTCGTGCTTCAGTGAGGTTTTCAATGTGTATTCGGCCAAGAAGTTCCCCGGTGTGTGCGAGAGCACGTCACTGAGCAAGACATTTGCGGCCCAAGGAATCAAGATTCCCATTCGCAAGGACACCAACGTCAAGGGCGGCGATGGAGGAGACGACGACTACGATTAGGTATCAGCGTCTGGAGTCGatgttgaagaggaggagtaTGATGTGAGCTATTGGCACCCCCTTCGGCGACAAGGTTGGCCGATGAGGGGCATGAGAAACGACGACTTAGGAAAGCTTATTGATCGGAGGAACGGGCAGGTGCGAGTGCGTCCCGTCCTCGAGCAaaggctgccaaggaggTGGCCAAACGACAGTCGTGCGTGCAGTATCGCACGATGACATCTTTTTAGAAGATGTCCTAAATAGTAGGTTCGGCCCTGGGTAGAATGGGGTCTGTTTGGTGAATTGTAAGGCAGAAATGCCGGCGTTGGAGTTGGTTAGGTAGTTAATTGATGAGTATATCTACCATTGCTCGAGGTTTCGTCTTGATGGTCTCGCAAGGAAGTGAGTAAGGAAGCGCCCACGAATTAACTTTACCGAAAAAGAGTGTATGACGGCAAAGTttcttgaggagaagaggatcgACAGGGCGTTGAAAAGCAGCAAAAGGCTATCGAATTGTCGGGAACCAGGGGTCCCGGAATGCAACGTCATAGCAAGCTAAGGGCAAGCAGGGTCTGTCATGTCAGCCATGGTCATGAGCCACCGTGATCGGGGTGTCGGGGTTTAGCATGTGAGCAACTCATTAGAGTCAGAgatggcggtgatgaggCTGACGGGAGGCACGGCAGCAGATTAGGCCATCGATTGCCCGGGCCACCAGGACAGAAACGGCCACGGCCAGGCAAAAAGTAAATCGGACGCGAGGGACGCCGCAGGAGCGGGAGCGAGCGCCGCTGGGATTCGGATGGGATTTCGGAGCCCGGCGAAGGCGAAGCTGGGGGATTCTTGGCATTGAGCCTTGGCGAGCAATTAAAACTTGGTAAACGTGATGCATTCCATGGCTGTAGTTTCGTTGGGCTGGAAAATgaagctgctgcttctgctcatGTGGGCGTAAAGAGGAGAGAGCTAGATGCCCTGAATTGCCCTTTGCGGTACTCATTCCGGAGGGGAAAAGGACGACAAAACAGCTCAGCTCCCCAAGAGGGCAACGAGCTTGGCATACCAGCCGGCGTTATTGGCCAATTTCACAAGGCCCCCCTGAGAGCTAGCAGCGGAGAGAGATGAGGAGGCGGTGATATCTGATGGACGGGTGACTCTGAATCGATCAAGTGACCATCAACCCCTCATCGCTCCAGACCCAGCTGAGGCGACTGAcgctcaggctcaggctcaggctcaggctctgGCAGGTCCCCTCAAAAAGCTTGTATGGACTTCGTACCCTTGGGTACCGCGCCAAGAGTCTGGGGCACCACGAGGACATGAAAAACCATTACGTACCCAAATCCCAACGACTGGCGGGCGTGCCAGCGCGGCCTTTTAGGCCTGGGGCCGGTGGCACAAACCAAGCCCTTGGCGCCGGGTACATGCATATACTTGCCATCGACTTGTCGCCTAGAAGGAGCCTCAAGAGACTTTTTGTTTTTTCGTTTCTCATTCCGGGCAACAACCAGCTGAAGACGAGCAAAAGTGCGAAAGAGTAAGAAAATGAAAgttgaggctgtcaagggtTGATAAAAAATCTCGTGAATAAGCTCAATAATCAAGGCGAAAATGCTGAAAAATCGAGCAACTGTGTCGAACACTTTCACGGGACGGGTGCCCAGTTTCGGAGTTGGCCTAGACTCGCTAGACCGCACGTAGAAGCTCCATAGCACACACACTGACTGGGTGGTGGGTAAAAGCCCGCAGTAGCAGGAGACACTGCTAGGGCCTTGCCTGGTTCTATTTTTTTTCTGGTTGATCATGGGAACATCCTAGAAAAGCCCAGGACCGAAAAAAAATTGCAAAAAATAACGACATCACCAAGACTTGGCATTGCGTTAAAAGGCTTGACCGTCCTCTTCGGTTTCGGTCTCACTCAGCCCAGACTCTACACTCCATCTTCCCCCAAGAACACTTTCTTGTCTCTTGCTTTGACTCAACAATTTCGTTGCTCACAAACAACCCCTCTTGCAACCCCTCAGTGCCTCTACCCCTGAACACTCAGCACTCGAGCCACTGAATAGAAACCACCTACAGCACACGCCTCAGCTGTAGCCCACCTACTCGTCACCACCACATCTTTCTCATCACCTCTATCCATCACAATGATCGCCTCTCACGGACGCGGTGGTGCCGGCAACATGGCCGACGCTTCTCACACTCCCAAGACGAACCCCGCCGATCTCCAGACTCCTGTCCTCAGGGGCTCTGTTGTCACCACTGGTCGTGGCGGCACTggcaacatggccaagaacGACGACCCCCGCGAGACTCGCAAGCGCCAGGACGTTGAGGCGTAAGTTCTCTCCACCCCGCACTATTTCAACAACATGATGCTAACTGAATACAAAGCGTCCCTCGACGCCCTTCTGCTGGTGCTCAGCACTCTGGCCGCGGCGGTGCTGGCAACGTCTTCAAGGACACTGACGAGGAGCTGACTCGCCGACCAAGCAAcgaggaggccatcgccgaggaggacgagccCACCAAGCCAGCTCCCGCCACCGAGTCCCTCGCCCAAAAGGGCAAGAACTGGCTCTTTGGCAAGAAGGCTTAGAAAACGCCCCCTTttttcaccaccaccacacacATTTGAATTATTTATTCTGTGGGCAATCTCTCTTGCATGAGAGGGTTTTTGGGAGGGCGTAATCATTTTCGAGCTCGGTGTTCTAGGCGCCTTTGACAATGGGGATAATACATGGTCAGGCCATTTATGAGTACGGACGAACGGACAGGAAAGGACAAGCATGAATGAATAAATTTAACGAGAGGAAAAGCTAAGATACCCATCTGCGGGTTGCGATGAATTGGAAAGAGAtgaatttttttcttttttaatatcatGATCGCCATTTTCTGCTATATTACATGTGTTTTTTGGTCTATCCCTTTTTTGCTTCCTCTTGGTGACTTGATCATTGATACATCCGCTTACATGGCTCTTTAGTGGCGTTCGAGGACTCACTCATGATGCGACTCATGATGCGAGATTTCATGGTGCTTCGATATCGCGCCATATTCCTGACACAGCTAGGGCTCCCTTGCTGCCTAATCAGTTCTTCTTGGTCAGACGATGAACCTCCTCAAAGAAGTGCTTGAGGTTGTCGGGGTTCACGCCAGGGGTGATTCCTAGTTAATCCTGTCAGCTCCAACACTTCATGTTCAAGGCCGAACGGAAAACATACCATGGCCGAGGTTGGCGATCCAGCCCTTGTTGCCAACCCAGAACCCGTCAACCATCTCCTGCACGGCCGTCGTGATGCCCTCCTTGGTGCCGTACAGAACTCCGGGGTCGGCGTTGCCCTGGAACACAATGTTGCGATCTCCTCGgatcttgacagcctcctTGGGGTCGTGCAGCCAGTCCATTCCCACCACGTTGTAGCCCAGGTTGCACGCCGAGTCGAGCGCATACCACGCACCCTTGGGGAACACAGTCATGGGCACCTTGTTTAGACCgagggccttgagcttctcgggCAGCTTCTCCGCAATGCGCTTGAGGTAGGGCTCCGAGAACTGACGGTAGGATGCAGGGCCGAGCTCTCCTGCCCATGAGTCAAACACCATGACCAACTACACAGCATCTGGGTCAGCAGCTCGAAGATATACTAGTAAATAACATCAGTTCTCTTACCTGAgcaccagccttgacctgCAGAGCCAAGTGGTCCACGCAGATATCAGCAATCTTTGCCAGCAGCTTCTTCGACTCCTCGGGGTATCTGTAGATCCACGTCTTGACCTGCGCAAACAGCTTGGTGCCACCACCCTCGACCATGTAGCAGAACAGAGTCCAAGGAGCACCGCAGAAGCCGATCAGCGGAACCTGTCCCTGGAGCCTCTGGCGCGTCAGCGTGACGGCCTTGTACACATAGTCGAGCTCGGCGGCGACATCGACGTTCTTGGCGAGAACCTGGCCGTACTGCTCGTCGTCGGGGGTCTTGAGCGGGTTCGGGAAGTGCGGGCCCTTCTTGTCGACCATCTCGACCACCATGCCCATGGCCTGggggatgacgaggatgtcggagaagatgatggccgcATCGATGAGGCCGGCGTAGCGCTGGACAGGCTGCAGTGTAATCGTCGTAGCAACCTCAGGGTCGCGACAGCACTCGAAGAAGTCTCGgttgcccttggcctcgtgATACTCGGGGAGGTAACGGCCGGCTGCCCAATTGAGTCAGTCAAACTCCATACATGTCCAATTCAACGGCGGTAGCGCATCTCTCTCTCACCTTGTCTCATCACCCACATGGGCGGGCGCTCAACGGTCTGGCCTATTTCGCAACACGGCAATTCTCAGCACAAGCTCTCCCATGGTCGGCGTGCGCCGGGTTCACGCAGGCAACCCACCCCATGCTGCGCGAAGCAACAGGTCGTTCTTGAGAGGCTCAAAAGAGTGTTCCATTGTCGTTGTGTATATCTCGGTGGACGAATTGACAGACTGATCCGAGAAATACAGCGAGATGTCAAGACTTCTTAAGTCCAAACAGGCATTCGAAGGGACCCCGCCGAGAAACTGGATCATCGCAGCTTTCCGTGGAGGGGTTCTTTCCGGTACGTACTCCACTCCGTGCAACTCCGGGGTTGGCCATCCGTGCATTGATTCCAAATGGAAGCTCCACCCCGGACCTCGGAGACACGGTCGGACCGACACGCTGTCATCAATCAAGCAGCCAAGCAACCAAGCTCCAGCGCGTTGGATAGCTTCATCTGAGACTCAGAGTGACCGACTCCATCGGCCTTGCCCCCATTCAGCCACAGCCTCGCATACGTCCAAGACGTCCAACACAATCGCCCTCTCTGTGCGACCCACGAAACCCAACTCGCCTTGTCCCATCTACATCCGCGACAATGCCGTCCGAACGCGAGCTCCAGATCAACCCCATCGTCCCCGAGTCTGTGGTCCACAACTCCAAGGTGCGTTCTCACCTCCTATCGCATGACCTAAGCTTCCCATGATATAATTCGTGATTCATCTTACTAACTCCTTCCCTACAGGCCCTCTCCAACCTCCACAGTCTCACTGCCTCCCTTTTCGGCGTCAGTGCTGgca
This region includes:
- a CDS encoding Velvet complex subunit B; this translates as MNSAYHPSDMSQRMPVPGGAAPVYSSNAPPMHGYQQHHPPPSLPPPTQHHHPSTLPPPQHQPHPHHGHPHQHQHQPPHHQPLPPHQPPHHQAQLPPYPPPPASYQQPPHPSQHPLPHPHQQQHAPPRPDEAPPPPAGPSPTDQHAHSQTMATSFSKVEEGSGRKYSLDVVQQPRRARMCGFGDKDRRPITPPPCVRLVIIDPATGKEVDYNDIDHTMFVLSVDLWNEDGTQEVNLVRSSTGTGSISSSNTYSYSTLVNSDPGTPSYQQQGLPPSRDSGYGQSQGMGYVQDYPVQQGYGQAPSYPSSGSYGPPQQYFPRHSGGYGNDAPVPPPPGQANMAPFRNGYGQEPNALTRMAVVGGQPQGMFTRNLIGSLAASAFRLCDTEERLGIWFVLQDLSVRTEGPFRLRFSFVNVGRPGGQGGPGSNVNQGRAPILSSCFSEVFNVYSAKKFPGVCESTSLSKTFAAQGIKIPIRKDTNVKGGDGGDDDYD
- a CDS encoding Uroporphyrinogen decarboxylase: MIQFLGGVPSNACLDLRSLDISLYFSDQSVNSSTEIYTTTMEHSFEPLKNDLLLRAAWGQTVERPPMWVMRQAGRYLPEYHEAKGNRDFFECCRDPEVATTITLQPVQRYAGLIDAAIIFSDILVIPQAMGMVVEMVDKKGPHFPNPLKTPDDEQYGQVLAKNVDVAAELDYVYKAVTLTRQRLQGQVPLIGFCGAPWTLFCYMVEGGGTKLFAQVKTWIYRYPEESKKLLAKIADICVDHLALQVKAGAQLVMVFDSWAGELGPASYRQFSEPYLKRIAEKLPEKLKALGLNKVPMTVFPKGAWYALDSACNLGYNVVGMDWLHDPKEAVKIRGDRNIVFQGNADPGVLYGTKEGITTAVQEMVDGFWVGNKGWIANLGHGITPGVNPDNLKHFFEEVHRLTKKN